Proteins encoded in a region of the Paenibacillus sp. W2I17 genome:
- a CDS encoding DUF309 domain-containing protein: protein MSIYEPLYIDYLIYFNRDQDYFECHEVLEELWLERNRDSLYKGLLQIAVGLYHFRNGNLRGGTMMLQSSLDLLEPYPATILGIDLGTLVRDVQEIVKELSQSDIQSVTYRDLSICIVDEVLEQEISRRSLELKPNIPQRRSPTRGRIYEEKMKAMDQGRS, encoded by the coding sequence ATGAGCATCTATGAGCCACTGTACATTGACTACTTAATCTACTTCAATCGGGATCAGGATTATTTCGAGTGCCATGAGGTGCTGGAAGAATTGTGGCTTGAACGGAACCGGGATTCTCTCTATAAAGGGTTGTTGCAAATTGCGGTTGGTTTATACCACTTCAGGAATGGCAATCTCCGCGGAGGAACGATGATGTTACAGAGCTCACTTGATCTTCTGGAACCTTATCCTGCTACGATTCTGGGCATTGACCTTGGGACTTTGGTACGGGATGTACAGGAAATCGTGAAGGAACTGTCCCAATCAGATATTCAGTCTGTGACTTACAGGGATTTGTCCATATGTATTGTTGATGAGGTCTTAGAACAGGAGATATCTAGAAGATCGCTTGAGCTAAAACCTAATATTCCGCAGCGCCGGAGTCCTACCAGAGGGCGAATATACGAAGAGAAGATGAAGGCGATGGATCAGGGTAGAAGTTAA
- a CDS encoding GTP pyrophosphokinase family protein → MDGRDWGTFLLPYEQAVEELKVKFKTMRAELKKREEYAPIEFVTGRVKKISSILEKSRRLNVSLDDVETGIEDIAGIRIMCQFVDDIRRVAEYIRGRKDLTVLIEKDYITNFKESGYRSFHMIIEYPVQTALGQKKVLAEIQIRTLAMNFWATIEHSLSYKFREGLPDEMRTRLKKTAEAAFILDNEMSAIRLQILEAQKAFEDDSNIVSRTLNIIHQLYFYHLVSEAIEAQKRFNDYWERHDMEGLKDLLDDVKKLLNNARKGENPDEHL, encoded by the coding sequence ATGGACGGTAGAGACTGGGGTACATTTTTACTTCCTTATGAACAAGCGGTAGAGGAATTGAAAGTCAAGTTTAAGACAATGCGAGCGGAACTGAAGAAACGGGAAGAGTATGCCCCGATTGAATTCGTTACCGGTCGTGTCAAAAAAATATCCAGTATTCTGGAGAAATCCAGACGACTGAATGTGTCGCTTGATGACGTGGAAACAGGCATTGAGGATATTGCAGGTATCCGCATTATGTGCCAGTTCGTGGATGATATCCGCCGGGTTGCCGAGTATATTCGAGGTCGTAAGGATCTCACGGTACTCATTGAGAAAGATTACATTACGAATTTCAAAGAGAGCGGCTATCGCAGCTTCCATATGATTATTGAGTATCCCGTTCAGACGGCTCTGGGACAAAAGAAAGTTTTGGCCGAGATACAGATCCGGACACTTGCCATGAACTTCTGGGCTACCATTGAACATTCGCTGAGTTACAAGTTTCGCGAAGGGTTACCTGATGAGATGAGAACCAGGCTGAAAAAAACGGCTGAGGCCGCGTTTATACTGGACAACGAGATGTCTGCAATTCGTCTACAGATTTTGGAGGCGCAGAAGGCATTTGAGGATGATTCCAATATCGTGTCAAGAACATTGAATATCATTCATCAATTATACTTCTACCACCTTGTCAGTGAAGCAATTGAAGCACAGAAGCGATTTAACGATTACTGGGAACGGCATGATATGGAAGGGCTCAAAGACTTGCTGGATGACGTGAAAAAACTTCTGAACAACGCCAGAAAGGGCGAAAACCCGGATGAGCATCTATGA
- a CDS encoding M67 family metallopeptidase produces the protein MAALHGQQNAFYIPSSVEQEMSKHMFLSLPQEACGVMLGETAAGGIRISRFQPIRNVAPDPLHHFTLDDAEWIRCVFSEPKLIGIFHSHPQTRPVPSVEDMQALPAFAGLLQMYLIGSPDLTSGLRSHMHLNGYLIESSKESQDPAHRVVPSYNLLPVPLCVT, from the coding sequence ATGGCAGCACTTCACGGGCAGCAAAACGCCTTCTACATCCCTTCTTCCGTAGAACAAGAGATGTCAAAGCACATGTTCCTTTCGCTGCCGCAAGAAGCCTGCGGGGTTATGCTGGGTGAAACCGCAGCGGGCGGTATACGAATCAGTCGGTTTCAGCCCATTCGTAACGTAGCACCTGACCCGCTGCACCATTTTACTCTGGACGATGCCGAATGGATTCGGTGCGTATTTTCCGAACCTAAGCTCATTGGTATCTTCCATTCTCATCCGCAGACAAGGCCTGTTCCATCCGTAGAGGACATGCAAGCTCTTCCAGCCTTCGCCGGTTTGCTTCAGATGTACCTCATCGGCTCACCCGACCTAACAAGCGGGTTGCGATCTCATATGCATCTGAACGGTTATCTGATTGAATCCTCGAAAGAATCGCAGGATCCGGCACACCGCGTTGTGCCTTCATACAATCTGCTTCCCGTTCCGTTATGCGTGACTTAG
- a CDS encoding DNA polymerase IV: protein MSSDGNPPANVDQYYPAAGRVILHVDMNAFYCSVHEAEEPDLYRGKATAVAGSSELRKGVIVTCSYAARNRGISTGMVVHQAMKKCPDLIVIRPDFHLYRQYSRAFMQIAYSYTPQLEATSIDECYLDITGSRQFGNPMEIAESIQRRIKDELGLPCSIGIAPNKLLAKMASDLKKPNGISILRMRDVPRILWHRPCNEMFGIGKKTAEKLKKLGIETIGQLAKSDENMLTELFGVNGAWLKNSANGINHSAVHAEREANKSIGHTTTLPADVSDMNEIHRVFLNISDQVARRLRKHEMFSQGIQITIRTPDMKTITRSRLMEVPTEDATVIYREACKLFEKHWGSGKPVRMLGVTLQNLIPREESAVQMDLFEYEQKPKKDNLIRIMDQLRDKFGENAVVTAGMLGDDPSVLLRNHKVRGTSLQKDNLQSLD from the coding sequence ATGTCTTCAGACGGCAATCCTCCAGCAAATGTGGATCAATATTACCCTGCAGCCGGACGGGTGATTCTGCATGTCGATATGAATGCTTTCTACTGCTCTGTACATGAAGCCGAGGAACCAGATTTATATAGAGGAAAAGCAACGGCCGTTGCGGGCAGCAGTGAACTGCGAAAGGGTGTAATTGTAACCTGCTCATATGCCGCTCGTAATCGAGGCATCTCAACAGGTATGGTTGTCCACCAAGCCATGAAAAAGTGCCCTGATCTCATTGTGATTCGTCCTGATTTTCATTTATATCGTCAATATTCAAGAGCTTTCATGCAGATTGCGTATAGTTATACCCCTCAACTTGAGGCGACATCCATTGATGAATGTTATCTTGATATTACAGGTTCAAGGCAATTCGGGAATCCAATGGAGATTGCGGAGAGCATTCAGCGTAGAATCAAGGATGAATTAGGGCTGCCATGTTCCATTGGCATTGCACCCAACAAATTATTGGCGAAAATGGCTTCGGATCTGAAAAAACCGAACGGTATCTCCATTTTACGCATGAGGGACGTACCCCGGATTCTTTGGCACAGACCATGTAACGAGATGTTTGGCATTGGCAAAAAAACGGCTGAAAAGTTGAAAAAACTGGGCATTGAAACGATTGGTCAATTGGCCAAGTCGGATGAGAACATGTTGACCGAACTATTTGGAGTAAATGGAGCGTGGCTCAAAAATTCTGCGAATGGCATTAACCATTCCGCAGTTCACGCGGAACGTGAGGCCAATAAATCCATTGGACATACAACCACTTTACCGGCGGATGTATCGGATATGAATGAGATTCATCGGGTATTCCTCAATATAAGTGACCAGGTAGCCAGAAGATTGCGAAAGCACGAAATGTTCAGCCAGGGTATTCAGATTACGATCCGGACACCGGATATGAAGACAATCACCCGATCACGTCTAATGGAAGTTCCTACGGAGGATGCAACGGTCATATACCGTGAGGCCTGTAAACTATTTGAGAAGCATTGGGGTAGTGGCAAGCCTGTACGCATGCTGGGTGTGACACTTCAAAACCTGATTCCAAGAGAGGAATCCGCTGTACAGATGGACTTGTTCGAATATGAGCAGAAGCCCAAGAAGGACAATTTGATTCGGATTATGGATCAGTTACGTGATAAATTTGGTGAGAATGCTGTTGTGACCGCAGGCATGCTTGGAGATGATCCTTCCGTGCTGCTTCGTAATCATAAAGTGCGCGGTACTTCCCTGCAAAAAGATAACTTGCAAAGTCTTGATTAA
- a CDS encoding RsmB/NOP family class I SAM-dependent RNA methyltransferase: MGVKLPLIFAERMKSLLGDEFEQFMKSYDQSPHAGLRVNTLKISMEQFDEIAPFDLRSIPWCETGFYVPHGVKPGLHPYYHAGLYYIQEPSAMAPVELLQVEPGDRVLDLCAAPGGKTTQIAAKLQGKGVLVTNDIHAERTKALAKNVELYGVRNAVVLNESPERIANAFPHYFDKVLIDAPCSGEGMFRKDEDMVKSWEHHSVEKCVLMQRDILETAARLLAPGGTIVYSTCTFAPEENEAMIAEFLNVNRDFVVMDIPEETGFAPGRPEWVRQMMPEKAEETEAVLDQTRGTARLWPHLLEGEGHYVAVMQHRAGQELETDQPGVVKEGAMEYGQVVDVSRIEVEGNKDHSIAASSIAMTKADRKKERLLRIESRESHDRQAGGGKNPGRQSKKGKDHGGRKSGRGADPASIDPVAIYTQFMKEQLEIELTGETVCYGDRVYQSSVGAARLEGLKVIRPGWFMGTIKNGRFIPSHPLACALNASEARRSVNLSSADGEAVRYLKGETLNIEEERVVLKADTFAKGYVLVCVDGYAAGWGKWLDGVLKNEYPAGWRWTSV, from the coding sequence ATGGGTGTAAAGTTACCTTTGATATTTGCTGAGCGAATGAAAAGTTTGCTGGGCGATGAGTTTGAACAATTCATGAAATCTTATGATCAGTCTCCCCATGCGGGGCTGAGAGTGAATACGCTAAAAATATCGATGGAACAATTCGATGAGATTGCTCCGTTTGATCTAAGATCTATTCCGTGGTGTGAGACAGGATTCTATGTACCTCATGGTGTTAAACCGGGGCTGCACCCTTATTATCATGCAGGCCTGTATTATATACAGGAACCAAGTGCAATGGCTCCAGTTGAATTATTGCAGGTGGAGCCTGGAGATCGCGTGCTTGATCTGTGTGCTGCTCCGGGAGGGAAAACAACACAGATTGCTGCAAAGCTGCAAGGCAAGGGTGTACTTGTGACGAACGATATCCATGCTGAACGCACCAAAGCGCTGGCCAAAAACGTGGAATTGTACGGGGTACGTAACGCGGTTGTTTTGAATGAGTCGCCAGAGCGGATCGCAAATGCATTTCCTCATTATTTTGACAAAGTATTAATTGATGCGCCTTGCTCAGGTGAAGGCATGTTCCGCAAGGATGAAGACATGGTGAAATCGTGGGAACATCATTCGGTGGAAAAATGTGTGCTCATGCAGCGGGATATCTTGGAGACTGCTGCACGATTGCTGGCCCCGGGAGGAACCATAGTATATTCGACATGTACCTTTGCGCCGGAGGAAAACGAAGCGATGATTGCGGAGTTCCTGAATGTAAACCGTGATTTCGTAGTAATGGACATTCCTGAAGAGACAGGGTTCGCTCCAGGACGTCCGGAATGGGTACGTCAGATGATGCCGGAGAAGGCAGAAGAGACGGAAGCTGTGTTGGATCAAACGCGTGGTACCGCAAGATTGTGGCCTCACCTTTTGGAAGGAGAGGGACATTATGTCGCTGTAATGCAGCATCGTGCAGGGCAAGAATTAGAAACAGATCAACCTGGAGTAGTTAAAGAAGGAGCAATGGAGTATGGACAGGTCGTGGATGTGTCCAGGATTGAAGTAGAGGGGAACAAGGATCACTCTATTGCTGCTTCTTCAATTGCTATGACCAAGGCTGATCGTAAAAAGGAACGTTTGTTGCGAATCGAATCCCGAGAGTCCCATGACAGACAGGCTGGTGGCGGCAAGAATCCGGGTAGACAGAGCAAAAAAGGTAAAGATCACGGTGGACGTAAATCGGGACGCGGAGCTGATCCGGCAAGTATTGATCCGGTTGCGATCTACACTCAGTTTATGAAAGAACAATTGGAGATTGAGTTAACTGGAGAAACGGTATGTTACGGAGATCGGGTGTATCAATCCTCGGTTGGTGCAGCTCGGTTGGAGGGACTGAAAGTCATTCGTCCAGGCTGGTTTATGGGCACGATTAAGAATGGACGATTTATTCCGTCCCACCCGCTTGCGTGTGCTTTGAATGCATCTGAAGCACGGCGTAGCGTAAATCTGTCATCCGCTGATGGCGAAGCCGTGAGATACCTCAAGGGTGAAACGTTAAATATTGAAGAAGAACGGGTGGTGCTCAAGGCGGATACGTTTGCCAAAGGGTACGTTCTTGTATGTGTAGATGGTTATGCCGCTGGCTGGGGAAAATGGCTGGATGGTGTACTGAAGAATGAATATCCGGCAGGCTGGAGGTGGACATCGGTATGA
- a CDS encoding ferredoxin, translating to MSKYTWVEKDTCIACGACGATAPDIYDYDDEGLAEVIFDGDANHGVKAIPDDLFDDMQDACDGCPTDSIKVADEPFNKEG from the coding sequence ATGAGTAAATATACTTGGGTTGAAAAAGACACATGCATCGCATGTGGCGCTTGTGGAGCAACGGCTCCAGACATCTACGATTATGATGATGAAGGTTTGGCAGAAGTTATCTTTGACGGCGATGCTAACCATGGTGTCAAAGCTATTCCAGACGACTTGTTTGACGATATGCAGGATGCATGCGATGGCTGCCCTACAGATTCAATCAAAGTAGCGGACGAGCCTTTCAATAAAGAAGGCTAA
- a CDS encoding thioredoxin family protein, producing MKSKKKKKSAAILIFLGILIIMIAALVVVDQQSKKQMDSVENAYGIAASKLNPATRELLSDPNYQQIIVPTDLKAKIDNKDSFFVYFFASDCSHCRATTPQLMPLVDSEGIELPQFNLREFEAGWTDYNIEFTPTLVYYEAGVEKDRMVGGLKENGSDQGYTLDDYKQFFQKYKGSAAPSAS from the coding sequence ATGAAATCCAAGAAGAAAAAGAAAAGCGCTGCGATCCTTATATTCCTGGGTATTTTAATCATTATGATTGCAGCACTGGTTGTCGTAGACCAGCAATCCAAGAAACAGATGGATTCAGTGGAAAATGCTTATGGCATCGCTGCATCCAAGCTTAATCCAGCTACACGGGAGCTACTTAGTGATCCCAACTATCAACAAATTATTGTTCCCACTGATCTCAAAGCCAAAATCGATAACAAAGACAGCTTTTTTGTTTATTTCTTTGCTTCCGACTGCTCGCACTGCCGTGCCACAACACCTCAGTTGATGCCACTGGTTGACAGTGAAGGTATTGAGCTTCCACAGTTCAATCTGCGTGAATTCGAAGCAGGATGGACCGATTACAATATCGAGTTCACACCTACACTCGTCTATTATGAGGCTGGTGTCGAGAAAGACCGTATGGTTGGCGGACTGAAAGAGAATGGCAGTGACCAAGGCTACACGCTGGATGATTACAAACAATTTTTCCAAAAATATAAAGGCAGTGCCGCTCCTTCGGCAAGCTAA
- a CDS encoding quinone-dependent dihydroorotate dehydrogenase: protein MLYRSLAKPLLFKMDPEQAHHLIIGGLSGVGSIRPVPSGLRVMYGVRETSDLAVDMFGCHFPTPVGLAAGLDKNGQAVTGFSSIGFGFMEVGTVTPLAQPGNDQPRLFRLPPDEALVNRMGFNNLGAEAMAGELARLQDRRIPVAVNIGKNKATSNEEAHLDYSKCIQALYDYADLFVVNISSPNTPDLRNLQHGNELKELLAAVMNEMNVQHARAGGATKSVLVKIAPDVNDQELEYMVRTIADSGVAGIIATNTTISRTGLSHQHAKETGGLSGKPLRDRSTEIIRQIYRQTEGKLPIIGSGGIFTSEDAYEKIKAGASLVEIYTALIYEGPEVNRRIHAGLRELLRKDGYRHISEAVGAEHR, encoded by the coding sequence TTGTTATACAGAAGTCTTGCTAAACCTTTGTTGTTCAAAATGGACCCTGAACAGGCCCATCATCTGATTATTGGCGGCCTTAGTGGCGTGGGTAGCATCCGTCCGGTTCCTTCCGGACTGCGTGTGATGTACGGCGTTCGTGAAACATCTGATCTGGCTGTTGACATGTTTGGGTGTCATTTCCCTACACCTGTTGGTCTGGCTGCGGGTCTGGACAAAAACGGGCAGGCCGTAACGGGCTTTTCTTCCATCGGATTTGGATTCATGGAAGTGGGAACCGTGACACCACTTGCACAACCAGGTAACGATCAACCACGGCTGTTCCGTTTGCCTCCAGATGAGGCGTTGGTGAACCGAATGGGCTTCAACAATCTTGGTGCGGAAGCCATGGCAGGTGAATTGGCACGTCTACAGGATCGGCGTATTCCAGTGGCTGTTAACATCGGCAAAAATAAGGCAACGTCTAATGAGGAAGCTCACCTGGACTATTCGAAGTGCATTCAGGCACTATACGATTATGCTGATCTGTTCGTGGTTAATATCAGTTCACCAAATACACCGGATTTGCGTAATCTGCAACATGGGAATGAATTGAAGGAACTGCTCGCTGCGGTTATGAACGAGATGAACGTGCAGCATGCACGAGCGGGCGGAGCGACCAAATCTGTTCTGGTGAAGATTGCACCGGATGTGAATGATCAGGAACTTGAATATATGGTTCGCACAATTGCAGACAGCGGTGTTGCTGGCATTATTGCAACGAACACAACCATCAGTCGTACAGGACTTTCCCATCAACATGCAAAAGAGACTGGCGGTCTGAGCGGTAAACCTCTACGTGACCGTTCAACGGAGATTATTCGCCAGATCTATCGCCAGACTGAGGGAAAACTTCCGATCATCGGTTCAGGTGGCATTTTCACAAGTGAGGATGCATACGAGAAAATTAAAGCCGGAGCAAGCTTGGTCGAAATATATACAGCATTGATCTATGAAGGGCCTGAGGTGAATCGGCGCATTCATGCCGGACTGCGTGAGTTGCTGCGCAAAGACGGTTATCGTCATATCTCCGAAGCGGTTGGTGCGGAACATCGTTAA
- a CDS encoding L,D-transpeptidase family protein: MQNTHLRTYVKKHPDNKMAWYLLGKEYLGEGQEAKANYCFQQAGEVYEAFERSKAPADIWVDYQEKLVEMSEQKEKKQRRRKMWLTLLMLLVLAGLPPADAPGFSREAADALSAALESTDEIPDPVGADQQAGTASIPPSNVFTAAAFGGGNHGEAALAAAWSGSGPKVETSAVLGMQTSDDWSLWKRNMPVKYIVQTNTSGKLTAQSYDAKQCNCEPPEITPKIKKMALAWTAKQEAAASLSSAIVAYRKKNDAWPKSVTQMAQPFPNNILGETAPGMTEMFPKLLALHQGKAQEGKNDSSGKENGSTTSNSSQGNNAAFADTLGGQPFLQEPLEIVIDKNKHKLALISGDTIVRMYDVGLGGDRTPEGSFVITDKVVNPNGRSNGEFGSRGMQLSNTNYAIHGTNEPNSIGLDESLGCVRMRTGDVEELFALAPQGTPVRIGEDVLPDLTLVPEAKQRYQHTLVPKQNNPNKTYHWLN; encoded by the coding sequence ATGCAAAATACTCATCTAAGAACATATGTCAAGAAACATCCCGACAATAAAATGGCTTGGTACTTGCTTGGAAAGGAGTATTTGGGCGAAGGACAGGAGGCCAAAGCCAATTATTGCTTTCAGCAAGCGGGCGAGGTTTACGAGGCATTTGAACGCAGTAAAGCTCCTGCTGACATCTGGGTAGACTATCAGGAGAAACTGGTGGAGATGTCTGAGCAAAAAGAGAAAAAACAACGTAGACGCAAAATGTGGCTTACGTTGCTCATGCTGCTTGTGCTGGCAGGTCTGCCACCTGCGGACGCTCCGGGTTTCAGTCGTGAAGCGGCCGACGCACTGTCAGCAGCACTGGAATCCACGGATGAGATCCCTGACCCTGTAGGAGCGGATCAACAGGCTGGGACTGCATCCATTCCACCAAGTAATGTGTTCACTGCTGCGGCATTTGGTGGAGGCAACCATGGCGAGGCTGCGCTCGCAGCTGCCTGGTCCGGGTCTGGCCCAAAAGTAGAGACCTCTGCTGTACTTGGTATGCAAACCTCGGATGATTGGTCTTTATGGAAGCGAAATATGCCTGTGAAATACATAGTACAAACCAATACAAGCGGGAAATTAACTGCACAGAGTTATGATGCCAAGCAATGTAACTGTGAACCTCCTGAAATTACGCCGAAAATCAAAAAGATGGCCTTGGCGTGGACCGCCAAGCAGGAAGCTGCTGCATCATTATCAAGTGCAATCGTTGCCTATCGCAAAAAAAATGACGCTTGGCCCAAGAGTGTAACGCAAATGGCTCAGCCATTTCCGAACAATATTCTGGGAGAGACTGCGCCAGGGATGACCGAGATGTTTCCGAAGCTGTTAGCTTTGCATCAAGGAAAGGCACAGGAAGGAAAGAACGATTCGAGTGGTAAAGAGAATGGATCAACGACTTCGAATTCGTCTCAAGGCAACAATGCCGCTTTTGCAGATACGCTGGGAGGTCAGCCTTTTTTGCAGGAACCGCTGGAGATTGTCATTGATAAGAATAAACATAAACTTGCATTAATCAGTGGGGATACCATTGTTCGTATGTATGATGTGGGACTTGGCGGTGATCGAACACCGGAGGGTTCATTTGTCATTACAGATAAAGTGGTCAATCCGAATGGACGCTCGAACGGGGAGTTCGGAAGCAGAGGTATGCAACTCTCGAATACGAATTATGCCATCCATGGGACCAACGAGCCAAACAGTATCGGACTGGATGAGTCCCTTGGATGTGTGAGAATGCGTACAGGAGATGTAGAAGAGTTATTCGCTCTTGCTCCGCAAGGCACCCCGGTACGCATTGGAGAAGATGTACTGCCAGATCTGACGCTTGTTCCAGAAGCAAAGCAGCGTTATCAGCATACACTTGTTCCAAAGCAAAATAATCCGAACAAAACGTATCACTGGCTGAATTGA
- the cimA gene encoding citramalate synthase produces MSKAISIFDTTLRDGTQGEGVSLSADDKLKIAKKLDDLGVHYIEGGIPGSNTKDIEFFKRVKELNLNAKVVAFGSTRRKGSVASEDANLKRMIESGAQAATLVGKSWDFHVHTALQTTLEENLSMIYDSIAYLKQNGMEVIFDAEHFFDGFKHNPEYAQAVLTKAHEAGADWLVMCDTNGGTMPNEVHEIVSTLHRSLPHAHLGIHTHNDCELAVANTLSAVQAGARQVQGTMNGYGERCGNANLASIIPNLQLKLGYECVTEDSMRQLTNVARYVSEIANVNMPINQPYVGNAAFAHKGGIHVSAILRDSRTYEHIVPELVGNKQRVLVSELAGQSNIVSKAQELGLEFDPSSANSRQIIEKIKDLEHQGYQFEGADASLELLIREANGDMKELFTFESFKMLVEKTAGKSVVSEAFVKVNIAGTSAYTAAEGNGPVNALDNALRKALVQYFPSLANMHLSDYKVRVLDEKDATAAKVRVLIESKNTENTWNTVGVSENVIEASWEALVHSFRYALLQEKLQDEPGTLPIPAHGISNH; encoded by the coding sequence ATGTCAAAGGCCATTTCCATCTTCGATACGACTTTACGTGACGGCACACAAGGGGAGGGTGTCAGCTTATCGGCAGACGACAAACTCAAAATTGCCAAGAAGCTTGATGACCTGGGTGTCCATTATATTGAAGGCGGAATTCCCGGCAGCAATACCAAGGACATTGAGTTTTTCAAAAGAGTCAAGGAATTAAACCTGAACGCAAAGGTTGTTGCTTTTGGCAGTACCCGCCGTAAAGGCAGCGTTGCTAGTGAAGACGCCAACCTGAAGCGCATGATCGAATCTGGTGCTCAGGCTGCAACCCTGGTCGGTAAATCATGGGACTTCCATGTGCATACGGCTTTGCAGACTACATTGGAAGAAAACTTGTCCATGATCTATGATTCCATCGCCTATCTGAAACAGAATGGTATGGAAGTGATCTTTGATGCAGAACACTTCTTTGACGGATTCAAACATAACCCGGAGTATGCTCAAGCGGTCTTGACCAAGGCCCACGAAGCTGGAGCGGACTGGCTCGTCATGTGTGATACCAACGGCGGGACGATGCCAAACGAGGTGCACGAGATCGTATCCACACTGCATAGAAGCCTGCCTCATGCACATCTCGGCATCCATACACATAATGATTGTGAACTGGCTGTGGCCAACACACTCAGCGCTGTACAAGCCGGAGCCCGTCAGGTGCAAGGAACGATGAACGGTTATGGAGAGCGTTGTGGTAACGCCAATCTCGCATCCATTATCCCGAACCTGCAACTGAAACTTGGCTATGAATGTGTTACTGAGGATTCCATGAGACAACTTACAAACGTGGCTCGTTATGTTAGCGAGATTGCCAATGTGAATATGCCGATTAATCAGCCTTATGTCGGCAATGCTGCTTTTGCTCACAAAGGTGGGATTCACGTCTCTGCCATCCTGCGGGATTCACGTACCTATGAACACATCGTGCCTGAACTGGTTGGTAACAAACAACGTGTGCTGGTCTCGGAACTTGCCGGACAAAGTAACATTGTATCCAAAGCACAGGAACTGGGGCTTGAGTTCGATCCAAGCAGTGCCAATTCACGTCAGATTATTGAGAAGATCAAAGACCTGGAGCATCAGGGTTACCAGTTCGAAGGTGCAGATGCCTCGCTCGAATTGTTAATTCGTGAAGCGAATGGTGACATGAAAGAATTGTTTACTTTTGAATCATTCAAAATGCTTGTAGAGAAAACGGCAGGAAAATCCGTTGTTTCTGAAGCTTTTGTCAAAGTGAATATCGCTGGAACAAGCGCTTATACCGCTGCTGAAGGTAACGGTCCGGTGAATGCACTCGATAATGCGCTTCGGAAAGCACTGGTGCAATACTTCCCTTCACTCGCCAACATGCACCTCTCGGACTACAAAGTACGTGTACTGGATGAGAAAGATGCCACAGCCGCCAAAGTTCGTGTATTGATCGAATCCAAAAATACGGAGAACACATGGAACACTGTCGGTGTATCCGAGAACGTAATTGAAGCAAGTTGGGAAGCGCTCGTTCACAGTTTCCGCTATGCATTGCTTCAAGAAAAATTGCAGGATGAGCCAGGCACACTCCCTATTCCTGCTCATGGGATAAGCAACCACTAA
- a CDS encoding TlpA disulfide reductase family protein has protein sequence MKRNIYILLGVVLLVGIALAQNAGDGIAAVFKQEEPMPTETGPRAGLLAPAFSLTAMDGKTYSVGGAKDKATFVSFWASWCEPCKQEAPELNRMAAKYKDKLDLYGVNVTSYDKLKDAKAFVDEYQLTFPIPLDEKGTVYAQYNGVAFPTNVLIDSRGVIQEIVLGILPEKELERKIKKLIAN, from the coding sequence ATGAAACGAAACATATACATACTCCTTGGTGTTGTCTTGCTGGTTGGTATTGCACTGGCCCAGAATGCGGGTGACGGCATTGCAGCCGTCTTTAAACAGGAAGAACCGATGCCTACAGAGACGGGACCACGTGCGGGTCTTCTGGCGCCTGCTTTTTCTCTGACAGCAATGGATGGAAAGACGTACAGTGTGGGCGGTGCCAAAGATAAGGCCACGTTCGTCAGTTTCTGGGCATCGTGGTGTGAGCCATGTAAACAGGAAGCTCCGGAGTTGAACAGAATGGCTGCAAAATACAAGGATAAGCTTGACCTCTACGGTGTTAATGTAACATCATACGATAAACTCAAGGATGCCAAAGCTTTTGTGGATGAGTACCAACTGACATTCCCCATTCCTTTGGATGAGAAGGGGACTGTGTATGCTCAATACAATGGGGTGGCTTTTCCAACGAATGTTCTGATTGACTCCAGAGGAGTTATACAGGAGATTGTTCTGGGCATATTACCAGAGAAAGAGTTGGAACGTAAGATTAAAAAGTTAATTGCGAATTAA